In the genome of Desulfovibrio aminophilus DSM 12254, the window CGCGTTCGTGCTTGCGGCGTTCGGTCATAGGCCCTCCACGATGAACGGTCCACTCGGCGGCGCGCCCTTGCCGGTGTCCAGAAAACGCAGGAAGCGACGCGCCGGATCGAGGTTCGGGTTCAGCCGCAGGGCCTTCTCCAGGCAGCGGCGGCAGCCCGCCTCGTCCTTCTTTTCATAATACGCCCGGGCGAGGTTGAAATGCAAATGGTCGTCGCGAGGGGACATTTCCAGGGCCTTCTCCAAAAACAGCACGGCCCGGGCGGCCTGGCCGTCCTTGCGCAGGCTCACGCCCTCGCCGTTCAGGTCGTGGGCCGCGCGCTCCTCGAACTCCACCGCCCCGGAGGGCAGGGCGGCCAGGAGCATCCGCGCCACCTGGATATCGTCGGCCTGGGCCTCGAGCTCCTCCCCGATGGACAGGGCCTTGAGCGCCTGGGTCTCCTCGGGAGAAAGATGGTCCAGGGCCCTCGATCCTCCGAGGATCTCCAGCTTGTCGCGCAGCCCCGCCAGCACCGGCAGGAGATGGTCGCGGAAGATTTCCGGGGCGGGCTCGTAGCCGCGCAGCAGGTCCGCGCGCGTCAGCGGCAGACGCACCTCGCCGGGCAGCTTGCGCTCGTTGAGCGCCAGGGCCAGGCAGCCGGATTCGTCCAGGCGCAGCACGAGCCAGTGGATGCGCTGGACGAAATCCCTGGTCGTGGCCGCGCCGCGTCCGGCCCTCTGCTCCCGCTCGGTGGTGAAGACCCCGAGTATGGCGGGACAGCTTCTCATGATTCCCTCCTCGCCCCCGGCAAGGTTTCGGCTCCATGATAGCAAAGCCCGCGACCGTCCGCCGCCGCGCCCGGCGAATTATCATGCCCGGGCCGGAAACTCCCGGACGGCGGGACTCGGACCACTCCCGGGCCGAAATCCCGACGCCCCGGGAGGTCTTCCCGTTCAGTCGTCGTAATCGTCTGGAATTACACCAAGGTAGCGGTCGCGCTGGCCCTGGAGCCAGAGTTCCAGGTCCGAGGGCAGGGCCCGCCAGGCCCCCCGGCCCTCGCGTTTCCAGGCGGGCAGCCCCTGCTCGGCCACCAGCCGCCCGACCTCGCGGGGGCTCTCGCCGATGACCGCGCCGATGGCCTTGGAGCCGCAGACGCAGAGCATCACAGCCCCCGTTCGGCCCGCATGGCCCCGTCGCGAAGCGGGATCGGCCGCGACGCCGCGCCGTTTTCGCCCTCATCCGGCCCCGGCGTCCCGTCGGAAACGGCCGGGCGCGTGACGAGCAGTTCGAAGTCCCGGCCTCCGGCGGCCTCCAGCAGGGCGCGCATGGCGGCCGCGCTCTCCAGCACGGCGCGGCGGCCGTCCATGCGGCCGGGGCGGGTTCCGGGCAGGATGCAGCCCCGGGTGTCGGCGGCGGTGTTGCCGGGATGGAAGAGAATATGGTCGCGGCCCGGCACGTCGCGCACCTCGACGGCCCGGCCGAAGCGCGGGGAATCCACGGGCGCGCACTGGTAGCGGCCCTCGGGGATGCGCGAGACGTCGGGGGCGTTGCCCCGGTCGGGCAGCTCCAGGGTCAGGCAGAACAGGCGTCCGTCGACGCGCAGCACCCCCAGGGTGGCCTCCCCGGACTCCTCCAGACGGATGATCTTGGCCAGCATGTCGGTCCTCCTTCGGGGCCTCGCCCCGCTTTCGGACCGGACTAGCCGGAACGCCGGAAATCGTCCGGCCACATGGCGGCGCGGGAGGTTTTTATTTTTTGGCCCCCCGCGTTGCCCTCGCGCCGAACCAGGAGTAGATTTCGACGAACGGCGTTGTACGTCCAAACCTTCGGCCAGGAGTCCCCATGCGGACGCCCCGCCTCAGCTCCATCCGGGCGGCCTTGTTCACCGTGGTCCTCGGAGCCATGCTCCCGGCCCTGGCGCTGCTCCTTTGGGCCGGCGCGGAACACGCCCGCCACCTCCAGGAAGAGCGGGTCCAGGACGCCCGCCGCACCGTGGCGGCCCTGGCCCAGATCCAGGAACGCATCACCGAGAACACCCGCCAGATGCTCGCCACCCTGGCCGTGGTGCCCGAAGTGCGCCGGGGCGGCCCGGCCAGCGCCGCCGTGCTCAAGAGCATCCTGGACCAGAACCCGCAATATGCGAACCTCCTCCTGGTGGACGCCCGGGGCGATCTGGCCTCCACCGCCCTGGACGCCGCGGGCGTGAACATCGCGGACCGCGACTACTTCCGCTCGGCCCTGGCCGCGCGCGGCTTCGCCACCGGGGAATACATCGTCAGCCGGACCACCGGCGAACCCTCCTTCCCCTTCACCCAGGCCCTGCTCGACGCCGACGGGAACGTCTCCGGCGTGCTCGTGGCCTCCCTCCGCCTCTCCTCCTACGCGCCCCTGGCGCACAAGCTGCGCCTGCCCCCGAACTCCATGCTCGGCATCGTGGACCGCGCCGGGCGGCGGCTCTACCGCTATCCCGCCCAGGCCGACAGCCCCCTGGGCGGGGTGATCAAGCCCGAAAACATGGCGGCCATCACCGCCGGGCCCGACGCCGACATCCTCTTCCTGAGCGACCAGGACGACCTGCCCCGGCTCTACGCCTACAAGAAACTGCGCCTCGCCCCCCGGGACTACCCCTACATGACCCTGGTGCTCGGCATGCCCGAAAGCCCCCTGGCCGCCGTGGCCCGCTCCGCGCTCGCCCGCAACGTGACCCTGCTCGTCATGGTCACCGTCCTGACCCTGTTCTGGGCCTGGTTCCTGGCCGAAACCGTCCTCGGCGGCAGGCTCCAGGCCATCACCTCGGCCGCCGCGCGCATCCGCGAGGGCGACCTCGCCGCCCGCACCGGCCTGCCCCCCGATTCCTCGGACATCGGCGAGGTGGCCCAGGCCCTGGACCGCATGGCCGAGGCCCTGCAGCAGCGCGAACGCGAGCGGGTCGAAACCGCCGAGGCCATGACCCGCTCCCTGCGCGAAAAGGAAACCCTCCTGCGCGAGATCCACCACCGGGTCAAGAACAACCTCCAGCTCATCCTCTCCCTGGTGCGGCTCCAGGCCATGCATGCGGGCGGTGAGCCCGGCCCGGACTTCGCCGCCCGCATGGAGAACCGCATCCGGGCCATGGCCCTGGTCCACGAACTGCTCTACGAATCCGACGACCTCGGCGGCGTGGACCTGGCCGTCTACGTGCCCCGCCTGGCCCAGGCCGTGATCCGGGCCTCGGCCCCGCCCGGAGGCGTCAAGCTCTCGGTCGACATCGTCCCGGCCCGCCTGCCCCTGGACCAGGCCGTGCCCTTCGCCCTGCTGCTCAACGAGCTGCTGACCAACGCCTGCAAATACGGCCTGCCGCCCGACCGCCCCGGCCGCCTGGACGTCTCCCTGATCCACGCGGACGACGGGCTCGCCCTGCGCGTGGCCGACGAGGGCCCCGGACTGCCCCAGGGCTTCGATCCCCTCCAGGGCTCCAGCCTCGGCATGCGCCTCGTCACCGGACTGGCCGACCAGCTCGGCGGCGCGCTCTCCTGGACCTCGGACAACGGCGCCGTCTTCACCCTCCACCTCCCCGGCTTCGGCGCCCCCTTCGGGGGTTCATAAAAAGGCAAAAAGTTCCCGATAGTTCGTCTTTCCATAACCCGCCGAAGGCGGCCGGCTTCGCCGGTTCATAGAAAACCGAAGAGGGACAGGGCATTTCGCCTTTCTGAAAACCCCCGAAGGGGGCCGGCTTCGCCGGTCTACGGAAAGACAAAGAGACTCCCGGCATTTCGCCTTTCTGAAAACCCCCGAAGGGGGCCGAAGGGGGGGGCATGAACGGGAAAACGACGCGGACGGCGAAGGCTTCCCCGGGCGGGACCGAGATCCTGGCGGCGGTGGTGCGCGGGGCCGGGCGGCCGTTCTCCTTCGAACGGCTGACGCTGGAGGCCCCCCGGCCGGACGAGGTGCTCGTGCGGCTGGCGGCCTGCGGGGTCTGCCACACGGACATCGGCTTCTGGGAGGCGGGCGGCGACGGCCCGGTGGTCCTGGGCCACGAGGGCGCGGGCGTGGTCGAGGCCGTGGGCGCGGAGGTCCGGGGCCTGACCCCGGGCGACCACGTGGTCCTGACCATCATGTCCTGCGGCCGCTGCCCGGCCTGTCTGGACGAACGCCCGACGGCCTGCGAGAACTTCTGGGAGGCCAATTTCGGCTTCAGCCGCCTGGACGGCAGCAACGCCCTGTCCGGCGGGGTGCGCGGGCATTTCTTCGGCCAGTCGTCCTTCGCCACCCACGCCCTGGCCTCGGTCCGCAACGCCGTGGTCGTGCCCCGGGACCTGCCCCTGGAGCTGCTGGCCCCGCTGGGCTGCGGGTTCCAGACCGGCGCGGGCACGGTGCTCAACTCCCTGGCCGTCAGACCGGGCCAAAGCCTGCTCGTGCTCGGGACCGGGAGCGTGGGGCTGGCGGCGGTCATGGCCGGACGGCTGGCCGGGGCGGACCCGATCCTGGCCGTGGACCGTGTGCCCTCGCGGCTGGCCCTGGCCCTGGAGCTGGGCGCGACCCACGCCCTGGAGAGCGGACCGGGCCTCGGGAAGCGCATCCGGGCCATCGCCGGAAAACTGGACCATGCCGTGGACAGCACCGGGGTCGCGGCGTTCATGCGCCTGGCCGGGGATCTG includes:
- a CDS encoding tetratricopeptide repeat protein yields the protein MRSCPAILGVFTTEREQRAGRGAATTRDFVQRIHWLVLRLDESGCLALALNERKLPGEVRLPLTRADLLRGYEPAPEIFRDHLLPVLAGLRDKLEILGGSRALDHLSPEETQALKALSIGEELEAQADDIQVARMLLAALPSGAVEFEERAAHDLNGEGVSLRKDGQAARAVLFLEKALEMSPRDDHLHFNLARAYYEKKDEAGCRRCLEKALRLNPNLDPARRFLRFLDTGKGAPPSGPFIVEGL
- a CDS encoding DUF5675 family protein, coding for MLAKIIRLEESGEATLGVLRVDGRLFCLTLELPDRGNAPDVSRIPEGRYQCAPVDSPRFGRAVEVRDVPGRDHILFHPGNTAADTRGCILPGTRPGRMDGRRAVLESAAAMRALLEAAGGRDFELLVTRPAVSDGTPGPDEGENGAASRPIPLRDGAMRAERGL
- a CDS encoding sensor histidine kinase encodes the protein MRTPRLSSIRAALFTVVLGAMLPALALLLWAGAEHARHLQEERVQDARRTVAALAQIQERITENTRQMLATLAVVPEVRRGGPASAAVLKSILDQNPQYANLLLVDARGDLASTALDAAGVNIADRDYFRSALAARGFATGEYIVSRTTGEPSFPFTQALLDADGNVSGVLVASLRLSSYAPLAHKLRLPPNSMLGIVDRAGRRLYRYPAQADSPLGGVIKPENMAAITAGPDADILFLSDQDDLPRLYAYKKLRLAPRDYPYMTLVLGMPESPLAAVARSALARNVTLLVMVTVLTLFWAWFLAETVLGGRLQAITSAAARIREGDLAARTGLPPDSSDIGEVAQALDRMAEALQQRERERVETAEAMTRSLREKETLLREIHHRVKNNLQLILSLVRLQAMHAGGEPGPDFAARMENRIRAMALVHELLYESDDLGGVDLAVYVPRLAQAVIRASAPPGGVKLSVDIVPARLPLDQAVPFALLLNELLTNACKYGLPPDRPGRLDVSLIHADDGLALRVADEGPGLPQGFDPLQGSSLGMRLVTGLADQLGGALSWTSDNGAVFTLHLPGFGAPFGGS
- a CDS encoding NAD(P)-dependent alcohol dehydrogenase → MNGKTTRTAKASPGGTEILAAVVRGAGRPFSFERLTLEAPRPDEVLVRLAACGVCHTDIGFWEAGGDGPVVLGHEGAGVVEAVGAEVRGLTPGDHVVLTIMSCGRCPACLDERPTACENFWEANFGFSRLDGSNALSGGVRGHFFGQSSFATHALASVRNAVVVPRDLPLELLAPLGCGFQTGAGTVLNSLAVRPGQSLLVLGTGSVGLAAVMAGRLAGADPILAVDRVPSRLALALELGATHALESGPGLGKRIRAIAGKLDHAVDSTGVAAFMRLAGDLLRPGGSAALLSGAEGPGELPDGRRVFGVIQGDAVPWRFIPQLVDHFRAGRFPLDRLVTTLPFRDLDRAVAESLNGTIIKPVLEISPAFGAPFGVF